In a single window of the Bactrocera dorsalis isolate Fly_Bdor chromosome 2, ASM2337382v1, whole genome shotgun sequence genome:
- the LOC105230337 gene encoding uncharacterized protein LOC105230337, with protein sequence MTAYIDENTKQPIISTTHGQVRGQLRDTVYGDQYYCFDGIPYAKPPLGELRFKSPQSVDHWEGVRDCTEIAPKCIQYNHYTDTVEGSEDCLYLNIYAKKLKSDKPLPVMVYIYGGGFTTGSASRLNWGPDYFMMRDVIFVTMGYRVGALGFLSFPEPELQVSGNAGLKDIVAALKWLKINYHNFNGDADNITLFGHSAGSAATHILMMAPQCEGLFHKAILMSGTVIHIREIPNLQLRFAKHVGYEGSEDNESILKYLYGLEAKKLTNVDFLTKEEKERNLSYLFFPTIENANTVDAIITKDPFEAFAETTAWSHRMPLMLGGTSLESLLSYKFYTTTPELYDILNLHPEYVLSSEIIRKCDLLTQKALAKKLIKLHVGNEVIDKENALSLIKLASYGSYYHPMHRYMCARLQRAIAPTYLYRFDFDSPDFNLYRIKKCGRNVRGVAHVDDLSYIFYMPESFKLARDSAEFRTIEYMLDLFTTFAGTSDPNVTSIKPTVWEPLSAFGEHKCLNISNEISFVDWPESEICKIYDVYYKEAGVELFAQKDGECIITLPLGGIKGRESKTIYDQKFFSFEGIPYAQPPLGELRFRAPAQVEPWKGIKDCTKCASKPLQLNPVNESIEGSEDCLYLNVYAKRLNSEKPLPVLVFIPGGSFRAGGARRETLGPDYFMNEDVVLVTFNYRLCALGFLSLADPSLSIPGNAGLKDQVLALKWVKQFISHFNGDPKNVTVFGSSAGAASTHLLMLSEQARDLFKRAIAMSGCALNYWVNMPQTNMAYRLAKFHGYNGDNIDANVLQFLNKLDPAKLVVHSLLNKDEQRKSYMFPFGPIVEPYIEEGCIIPERPFNMLKNAWSNKISMMIGGTSFEGLFMYSTLKRNPDIMKLLYNEPALILPEDVYNSNTTKENKRMGEQLLKLHFGEKEPNDHSLLHYLDIYSYKIFWHDFHRTILARLSFALAPTFLYRFGFDSPDFNPNRRRYSDEKARGVSHGDDLCYLFHARDSRKLYPNSAEYKTIKRMISMWTTYATTGDPDSQTTDPIIWDAVTKYYNLRGVNIGQHLEFKTIPEVDKLEAWAKLYKGPEQLCGAHKVEDYNWGDPLPTI encoded by the exons ATGACTGCTTA CATTGATGAAAATACCAAACAACCGATCATTTCCACAACACATGGGCAAGTGCGCGGACAATTGCGTGATACCGTTTATGGCGATCAGTATTATTGCTTCGATGGTATACCCTACGCCAAGCCTCCGTTGGGAGAACTGCGTTTCAAGTCACCACAGTCAGTAGATCATTGGGAGGGTGTACGCGATTGCACTGAAATCGCACCTAAATGTATACAATATAATCATTATACCGATACCGTTGAGGGTTCCGAAGATTGTTTATATCTGAATATTTATGCCAAGAAG cTGAAGTCGGACAAACCACTGCCTGTTATGGTTTATATATACGGTGGTGGTTTCACAACTGGCAGTGCGTCTCGTCTTAACTGGGGCCCAGACTACTTCATGATGCGAGATGTGATATTTGTAACAATGGGATATCGTGTGGGAGCGCTGG GTTTCCTCAGTTTCCCAGAACCTGAACTACAGGTTTCCGGAAATGCCGGACTCAAAGATATTGTGGCAGCATTAAAATGgctgaaaataaattatcacaATTTCAATGGCGATGCAGATAATATTACGCTCTTCGGACACAGCGCGGGTAGTGCCGCCACACATATACTTATGATGGCACCGCAATGTGAGGGGCTATTTCACAAAGCCATACTCATGTCCGGCACAGTTATACACATTCGCGAAATACCCAATTTACAACTCCGTTTCGCTAAACATGTTGGTTATGAAGGTTCCGAAGACAATGAAAGCATATTAAAGTACCTGTATGGACTTGAAGCGAAGAAATTAACCAACGTAGATTTCCTaactaaagaagaaaaagagcgAAATCTATCCTATCTATTCTTTCCGACAATAGAAAATGCCAACACAGTGGATGCAATAATCACTAAAGATCCATTCGAGGCGTTTGCTGAAACAACGGCTTGGTCCCATAGAATGCCGCTAATGTTAGGTGGCACCTCTTTGGAGTCGCTCTTGAGTTATAAGTTCTACACAACTACTCCGGAGCTCTATGACATACTCAATTTGCATCCAGAATATGTGCTCTCCAGCGAAATAATTCGAAAATGCGATTTGTTAACGCAAAAAGCGCTGGCaaagaaattaatcaaattGCATGTAGGCAATGAAGTCATAGATAAAGAGAATGCGCTAAGCCTGATAAAA TTAGCATCATATGGCTCTTATTACCATCCTATGCACCGCTATATGTGTGCCCGTCTTCAGCGTGCGATAGCACCTACGTATCTCTATCGCTTCGACTTTGACTCGCCCGATTTCAATTTGTATCGCATTAAAAAGTGTGGTCGAAATGTACGAGGCGTAGCACACGTCGATGATCTCTCCTATATATTTTACATGCCAGAATCGTTTAAGTTGGCACGTGACTCTGCAGAGTTCCGTACCATAGAATATATGTTGGATTTATTTACGACATTCGCCGGCACTTCCGACCCTAATGTGACCTCCATTAAGCCAACTGTTTGGGAACCGCTGTCGGCATTTGGCGAACACAAATGTTTGAATATCTCCAACGAAATTAGTTTTGTGGATTGGCCCGAATCGGAAATATGTAAGATTTATGATGTATACTACAAAGAGGCGGGTGTGGAGCTATT TGCACAAAAGGATGGAGAATGCATTATCACCTTACCATTGGGCGGAATCAAAGGGCGAGAATCCAAAACTATTTACGATCAGAAATTTTTTAGTTTCGAGGGTATACCTTACGCGCAACCGCCATTAGGCGAGCTGCGTTTCCGTGCGCCAGCACAGGTCGAACCATGGAAAGGCATTAAGGACTGTACGAAATGCGCTAGCAAGCCTTTACAGTTAAACCCAGTCAATGAGAGCATAGAAGGGTCCGAAGATTGTCTCTATCTAAATGTCTATGCAAAACGC TTAAATTCGGAAAAACCTCTGCCTGTTCTTGTATTTATACCCGGTGGATCTTTTCGTGCAGGCGGCGCCAGAAGAGAAACATTGGGACCCGActattttatgaatgaagatgTGGTGCTTG TTACCTTTAATTATCGGCTATGCGCTTTAG GCTTTCTCAGTCTCGCCGATCCCTCACTGAGTATACCTGGTAATGCTGGTCTCAAGGACCAAGTATTAGCACTTAAGTGGGTTAAGCAGTTCATATCGCATTTCAATGGTGATCCAAAGAACGTTACGGTTTTTGGTTCAAGCGCCGGTGCTGCTTCCACCCACTTGCTGATGCTCTCTGAGCAAGCCCGTGATCTCTTCAAACGTGCCATTGCCATGTCTGGTTGTGCTCTAAATTATTGGGTTAATATGCCACAAACAAATATGGCCTACCGTTTGGCGAAATTCCATGGATATAATGGTGACAATATCGATGCCAACGTTTTACAATTCCTAAATAAGCTAGACCCTGCAAAATTGGTTGTGCACTCTTTATTGAACAAAGACGAACAGCGTAAGTCCTACATGTTTCCATTCGGCCCGATTGTTGAACCATATATAGAAGAGGGTTGTATTATACCGGAGCGCCCATTTAATATGCTAAAGAATGCATGGAGCAATAAAATATCAATGATGATCGGTGGCACCTCATTTGAAGGTCTTTTTATGTACAGTACACTCAAGAGAAATCCTGATATTATGAAACTTTTATACAACGAACCGGCATTAATACTACCAGAAGACGTTTACAACTCAAATactacaaaagaaaataagcgAATGGGCGAACAACTACTGAAATTGCATTTCGGCGAGAAAGAGCCGAATGATCACTCGCTACTTCATTATTTAGAT atATATAGCTATAAAATCTTTTGGCACGACTTCCATCGTACTATTTTAGCACGCTTAAGCTTTGCGTTGGCCCCCACTTTTCTGTATCGTTTTGGCTTCGACTCACCCGATTTCAATCCTAATCGCAGGCGATACTCAGATGAAAAAGCACGCGGTGTATCCCATGGCGATGACCTGTGCTATTTATTCCATGCACGCGACTCACGAAAGTTGTATCCAAACTCGGCCGAATATAAAACCATAAAGCGTATGATAAGTATGTGGACGACATATGCCACTACTGGTGATCCCGATTCGCAAACAACGGATCCGATTATTTGGGACGCCGTAACGAAGTATTACAATCTGCGGGGAGTTAATATTGGTCAACACTTGGAATTCAAGACAATTCCAGAAGTAGACAAGTTGGAAGCATGGGCGAAGTTATATAAGGGTCCTGAACAATTGTGTGGCGCCCACAAGGTAGAAGATTACAATTGGGGCGATCCATTACCAACAATCTAG